CCTGATGTGCTTGGTGGGGAGGCCTGAGATTTGGAACAAATTGGCTCCTCTGTGGAGACTTTTGTCCACTCAGCTTCTCCCTTTGAGTTTCAAATTCCCAGCCCTGCTGCattccagaaaaagaaacagaaatttggaAGCAAATATGAGGTGGACCACTAAAAGAGATGCACACCCCACTCCCAGATCTGGGAATGTCCTCCCCTCCAGCAGGTCGCTCTAGTTTCAGGCTCTGTTCCAAGTCCCTCCAGGAAGAAGCTGACCTCCCACTGCTGGGACCCTCCcttgctgcagcctccgctgTCCTCCAGCACGCCCTTGAGCTGCCCCACACAGGTCAACACTTGTCTCCTGGCCCTGCTTTCTGCCTCCAAGTTCTCGCTCCCGGAGAGCTGTAAGAACCTATTTGCCCAGCAGATGCTTTCCTGTTTGTTTATCCTAACCATAATTTCCCAATCCCCAATCAAGACATCTCACATTAAACTTTAGGGTCACTTTTGGGTATAGGGGCAATTTGTATGCTAAAATACTACAGATTGAAATAAGTAGAGGAATTATGACGATTCAAAATTATAAGAGTAATTCTGGAGGGaataagtcaaaatattttatgctgAGACTGTCTTAGAAAATCCAAGACCTGTCATCCCTGTGTATATGTTCTTATACCTCCAGCTAGGCACTCATCAGACACCTGAATCTCCCTTGTCTTTGACGTTGACTCCCTCTCACATTACTCTCATCCTCAATCAACACATTACACGGTTTTTCCATGAATCAATCTTTATTGGTGTTTGCAGCAATAGAATTATTGGCACAAGGCACAACGGGCTTCAAAGcaaatgacagaaagaaaatacCATTGTACAGGTGGAAAGGCTCTTCAGGGAGGTGTCCCAGAGCAACTGTGACCCTCACAAAGACCTTGCAGCTAGGACCCAGCCCAGCTGAGACAGGCTTTGAGAACCTGAGAGGGACCAAGCCATACCTCAGGGGATCTGAAGGGGTCCCACAATTCTTTCAAAGACAAGCATTTCTAGCTTCCTTGGGAACTCTTCCAGCCTTCAAGTCTTTGTCATCAATAGCAGCTTGATGACCATGGGGACCCTGTCCCTCTAAGCCAGCCTGCTCTCCCTCACCTGTGCCTATTCAGTGGAAGCCTCCCCAACCAGGGGCAGATTAAGGCCCCTGCAGAGGGAGGCAGAGTGGAGGGAAGAGCAAGAGTGGATAAGCAGACTGGCCAAGCCCAGTGACCCCCATAGGATATGCCCCCCCCCCCAAACAGCAGTGGGTCTTCCCACCAATATTTAGTAGGTTAAAGAAAAGGTGGCTTCTCAATGGGATAGCTCCTGCCGCCCTTCTTCTGAGGAGGGGTCCTCCTCTATGAGCTCCAGGTCAAACTCATCTTCCAGGGACCCTCCCACAGGCAGAAGGCGGAACTTCTTCcctttcagggtacatgtgcggTGCTCAAAGTCCAGGACAGCATTGTGGTCCTGGAGCACATCAGTGCCAATGATGGCTTCCTCGGCACTCGCGTTGGCCACTAGGAACTGTGCTTTCAGCTTCAGCTTGCCTAGGGACACTGCTGTATCCCAGACACCCAGGATCTTCATTTCAGCACCATTGGCCACCTTTACCACGTTCTCAAAGGGCCGCAGGGTGTCCAGATCGCCATCGGTGACCTCCTCCCACAAGTTTGGGTGGACCACAGAGACCTGGGCCCCAGAGTCCACCAGGAACCTCACGGGCACTTTGCCAATCTTCCCCTTGAGATAGTAGCCCTTACCCATGCTGTTGGCAAAGACGATCTCTTTGGGCAGGTGGCTGGGGGCAGCCCCAGGGACCCCAAAGGCCTTCAGGAGGGTCTCTTTCACAGTCCCATAGTCTCCCTGGTCCTGGGGACTGAGCCCATGGTAGACATCCAGGGCCTCTCCTCTGAGGGACTCTTTCAGGAACCTTAGCTTGGTGATATGGTCCCAATGGTTGAGGTCGTTGATGACTTCAAAGCGGTGCAGCCAGAGGTTTGGGACAACATTGGCCCCATCAAAAGGTTCCGGGACAAAGGCATGCTGCCGGCGGCCTTCCTCACTCCTGGCTCTGCTCCCGGCCATCCTGCTGCTCTCCTCTGGAACCTCAGCAGCAACCCACACCAAGAAGAGAAACCCACAGAGCAGTGTCGGCGCAATCACGCTGGAAAACGGGTCCTCTGGAAGCAGAGCGGGGATGACTTGCCCGGCCTTGGGCAAGAGGAGGGAGCAGGCACCGTCGGCTGGCTGAGTGctggggcagaggcaggcagtgctgtggcctgttcactctgcaGAGCCTTTTTGATGCCTAGGCTGGCCCCTGGGCTCCCCATTCTCCTTTGTTCTGGAAGCTccgcccctccccaccccgccctCCTGCCAGCATCTGGCCCGACTAGCAGGATGGGTGCCTCACCCTCTGCATCCATCCTTGGACCAACACCAGCCAGCCCACATCCCAAGAAAGGCCAGCCTCTGTTGAAGGGGGACTACCCTGTACCCTCCCCAGCCTGTGTTCCAGAATAACAGATGAGGACACGGAGGATGTGACGACATTCAGGTATTTGTCATCAGCcagagaaggaagggggaggCAGGGACCAGATGCCCATCAGCTCTGAGACTGGGGAAGCCGCTGTTGGCCTCTCCAACAAGTGACTACTTTGAGTGGTCAAAGGAAAAGAGTTTACATGTACTGAGCTCctaccacgtgccaggcactgggaagtGTCTCACACACATTCTAAAGCAGGTATGGGATCCTATGGGATTtcctggagagggaggcagaggagggtccCAGAATAAAGAATGCACAAAAATGGTCTTTTTTAAGTGagtgaggacacacacacacacgtgcacaatCATCTTACATGGACTCAGTTGCTGCAATAATTTTCCTTCATTGATCACCCCTGATTCAGAGGCAGAGGGGTGGCCGAGCAACTCTGGGTAGGCCCCATCCTGGACTCCATGAGCATTGTCTCCACCCTCTCCACCCCTCTCCGTTTCCAGGATCTGTTCCAAGGGTCCCTTCCCCAGGCACTGCAGCCCTTCTTCTCCCACTCCCCAAGCTGGTCATTTGTGGAAAGATCATGGAGAAATTTCACTCCCTTTTCATTCTGAGAGAGAAAATGTCCACTATGTTGGTGATGCCAGTGGTGAGGACCTGGGGGGCTCTGGCTGTGTGCCCCTCCACTGCAGGGGTAAAGGGTAGCACGGGAGGACCTCCAGTCGTCTACGGAGGAGATCTGTGAGTCCAAGGGCTGGAGGACTGACTTGGGGCTGTGCAGGGGCTGTTGAAGGAATCCACTTTTATGTCCCCATTCAAAGGTCACTCCATGAAGCCTTCTGCCTGTCCCTAGAAAGGGCACCCACTCCTGGTTGAGCGTGTTTTACAGTGTGATCTGGTGGTTTGTTCACAAGTCTGCCTCTTGCTATGAACCAGAGTCTGGGGCTCACAAACCTGGCATTTGTGATTGTCTCCAGCCCCCAGAACAACTTCCTCTGGGACCCAGGGGCTCTTTGCTGGGCTCCAGGCCTAGCTGTGTGCTGTCACCAAACAGGAGTGATTAAggatgggagaggaggaagaCTCGATGGCACACCTGTGGCTCTGGGGCTGTTTTCCCTGGCCAAGAGCCTgtccctctccagctccccatGCCATGCATCACCCAGTGCCTGGCGGAATCCCAGCAGTACCCTGCCTTTGGACAGTCCTGCCTCTGGATGGCCCAGGTCCCCAACCACAATGCAAGACTGTGCTGTCTCCAGCCCCTTCCTCCTGATTCAGTGAGCCAGTGGAGAGGCAGTTGGGTCAACACCTCTCATCACAGCTGCCTGGCTAAGGTGGGGCCATTGTGGTATTCCAGGAGCCCAGAGGAGGGGGAAATGGAGTCACTGAGAAGGTGTTGAGAGCAGGTGGTTCTTTGAGAAGATTGTATAATGAAAAACCTGCATCCAGAGAAATGGCCCAGCCACACACAAGACCAGGAAGCCCTTTCTGCAGATGGACTTTTGCAGATagcttcccagctgctgggaTGAGTGTTGTTCTGTGGCTCGAAGAACTGATCCAGTGGTTTCCTGATTTCCCTGGTATTCATTACCTCTGCACATCTGGTCCTCCGGAAGTGGAAATGAGTGAGGAGGTTAGCATGCGACCAAGGGAGGAGCGAGGCAGGTGGCTTGTCAGCTGACAAGCTGAGACTGCCAAATGCCCTGAACCGGCTTTTCAAACCATAGTGGTGGACGTTGAATTCCGATCTCCCCACTGCCCTTAGACTAGAAATCGGTGGTCCCTTGGGACCTCATTTGAGTGGGTTTGGTGTTCACTTTGGCAAAGCATTTCACACACATCACCTCCGTGAGCAGTAGAACAACCTGGGAAGCAGACCAGCTCTGCTCCAGGACCCTGGAGCACAGGAGCTTCAATGGCCTCAGGTCCCAGGCTTTCCAGCGGCCAGAGAAGGGCATTCTGCAAGGACAGGGAGGTGAAGGGCTGGGCTGGGAGAGGTATAGCATAGGCGCTGGTGGCAGGGGTCTGGTGGGCAGTGGAGAAAGAGCTGCTTGTTAAATATTCAGGAATTTGGTCAGTCAATTGTTAAACCAATTGGTACTTGAAATCAGACTTGGTGGAAGTATTTACATCaccaaaattggcaaatgctaaATCGAGACTTTTTCCCCCTCTGGAATGCCAGTTCCATCACACCCCTGCATGGAAGCCTTGGTCACACTGACTCTCTAGGGCAGGCAAAGCACTGTGGCTGGTGATGAACAAGTTTATAGTAACCTCCACCCCTGCTTAGCTGCTTGGGCCCAAATCACCTCTCTCACCAAGGAGCCCAAGCCCACCTTGGCCCCATCCTTCCCCAGAATATTTAGACTGCTGTGCTGCTGTGGCTTGAGGCAGATGGCCCTTCAGACTGTGTCTGTCCACACAGTTCCCTCTGGGACCTCCACAACAGAAGCAGGCAGGGGCCTAATGGTTACCATGAGAGCTGGAAGGGGTCGGCAATCAGCCTCTGGCCGAGTCTGGGAGTCTGTCTCTGGCTAGGATCAGGGACATGGGTAAAGGTCAGTTCTCAAGTTCCCCTATGCCTTGGGAGGTATCCATCCCTAGAACAGCCTGGAAGCACACAGAGACCTTGAAATGGCTATGCCGGAGGTGCCCCATGAGTTAAACCAGCCAGGGCAGGCCAGGTGCCACTACCTCCTCCCGGAACCTAGGAAATTGTGGTTAATTATTGACAAGTATAGGTATTGGGGCGGGACACCCTCATTATCACCCATTAGCGTCTCCTGGGTGTACCCTGAAGCAGGCACACCGCACTTAACCCTGGAGGAGCAAAGCAGGACAATAAACAGGAAGGAGTGGGGCTCCCTACCCTCCACACCTCCTCACTGAGATTTCTGGGCTGTGAGCTCAACCAGCCCAATTCTTTCTCAGCTCCTTGGTTCCCTTTTGCcgtttcttttctgttgtttatttgaaattgtttCACTTCGGATATTCACCTGGATCCTTTGCCTGCTTTAGTCTCCCTCGGGCCAGTTGGGCAAATCAGGACAAGCCCAAGACTGGGCCCATCGGGTCTCCTGAGACCTGAAGCCCTTGGTGGGCAGTGAGTTCACTCCAAacactttgttatttatttatttattgagatggagtctcactctgtcgcccaggctggagtgcaatggcgtgatctcggctcactgcaacctctgcctcctgggctcaagcgattctcttgcttcagcctcctgagtagctgggattacaccaccacacctggctaatttttcatatttttagtaaagacaggtttcaccgtgttagccaggatagatctcctgaccttgtgatccgcccacctcggcctcccaaagtgctgggattacaggcatgagccaccacgcctggcccacccGAAACACTTTAGACCGGGGTCCAATCTTtcggcttccctgggccacaccagaaaaattgtcttgggccacgcataaaacacactaacactaatgatagctggtgagctaaaaacaaaacaaaacaaaacaaaacacaaaaaaaactcataaactcataatgtttttaagaaagtttacaaatttgtgttgggccgcattcaaagcggGCTGGACACGTTTGCTTTAGATTGTTCCTGCGGCCTCACGACTTCCCAGAACACTGTGGCAGCTTGCAGAGGAGCCTTTTTGAACCAACAGCCCAGGGCAAGAGACACCTTACAGACTGGGGTTCCCCTAGTGAGGCCCAGGCTGGAAGAGGAGGGTCGGGAAAGGGTAAGACCAGCACAGCCCTCAGCCACTCTGCCAGCCCACCTTGGCCACTTCCCCACACTGCCAAGGTCAAGGCCACCCTGGGAAGCTGGTggggagagagcaaagggggaccCGGGGGCCTTCCAAAGTGGCATGGGAAGGTTGGAGGGAGACAAGGAGGTGCACTCCTCCGTGGGCGTGAGACCCACCCTGTGCTCAGAAAGGCCCCAGTTTGGGGTGATGCTCTGTTGTTTCTGTGTTGAAATTCCTGGTAATTTTGAATGAGGGCcccatgtttttcttttacactGGGACCCTGCAAATTAAGTagctggctctgtccccacccaatctGGTGGTGGAGTCTTCTCTTCATACACATGCACGTACACGCAGACACACATGCTCTCTACTACACACCACATACATGTCCATCCACAAAAACACACTCTCCCACACTGTACACACATCCTGCACCTGTAAAACACACATGGTACCCACAGTCACACTACAGTTCTCAGTGCAAAACGTCTGAGCAATTGTGTAACTTGCACATATAATTCAGATCCCACctttcttttcatgtatttgcatcCATATTTACATCGAGTATTAAAATCCTGTTTATTGGAGGCACCTGCTGTTTATTAGCCTCTGGACACACTTGCTGCTTCAGAAGACCAGGCAGGTCCCCATGGCCATGGCTTACAAGCTAATGAAAACAGGATCTAGATGTTTAACAGCCAAGTTTtgaagagtttaagaccagtgtGTATATGCAGGCTGACCCACTTAAAGCAGCCCTCGTCACAACCACGCTGCTTTGAAAGGAGCCAGTCTCTAAGTGGGTCAGCCTGCCTCCTGCTCCGGCCACCTAGTGAGGGCAGGGACTGAGGCCTCCATCCCccgacccccccaccccccccacctcTGGCCATGGCAGCCAAGACCAAGGCCCCCGCCATTTGCCCGCCCCCTC
This Nomascus leucogenys isolate Asia chromosome 14, Asia_NLE_v1, whole genome shotgun sequence DNA region includes the following protein-coding sequences:
- the ASPRV1 gene encoding LOW QUALITY PROTEIN: retroviral-like aspartic protease 1 (The sequence of the model RefSeq protein was modified relative to this genomic sequence to represent the inferred CDS: inserted 1 base in 1 codon); the protein is MGSPGASLGIKKALQSEQATALPASAPALSQPTVPAPSXLPKAGQVIPALLPEDPFSSVIAPTLLCGFLFLVWVAAEVPEESSRMAGSRARSEEGRRQHAFVPEPFDGANVVPNLWLHRFEVINDLNHWDHITKLRFLKESLRGEALDVYHGLSPQDQGDYGTVKETLLKAFGVPGAAPSHLPKEIVFANSMGKGYYLKGKIGKVPVRFLVDSGAQVSVVHPNLWEEVTDGDLDTLRPFENVVKVANGAEMKILGVWDTAVSLGKLKLKAQFLVANASAEEAIIGTDVLQDHNAVLDFEHRTCTLKGKKFRLLPVGGSLEDEFDLELIEEDPSSEEGRQELSH